CACGCCTCATCGAACGCTTTTATGAATTCCTCACGGGAAATTCCCGCCTGAGTGCAAATCATTCTTAATGTAGAGCCTTTAATCGTGGAATGGTTGGGCATCGTCAGCGGTGTTTTTGATCCATCCGGGTTGTTCCTGCACATTGAAATATGCTCCCTCTCGCGAACCATCTCGAATCCGAGATGCCGAAGGGCCTTTACTACCCTGGTTTTAGAAGCGTCTACGGGGAATTTTGGCATCAGCCATTGATGGATATTTCGGCCACGAACGCTTCGAGCACGGGAAAATCGGCATCGAAAGCCTGCGCGCCAAATGATTCGATATGAAACCTGATCGCGGACTTAACGTCGGCAAGAGCGTCTTCGTAGGAATCGCCCTCTCCGACAATGATCCCCTTTAAACCGATCGGATAGGCGATAAATCCATCGGGATGTTTCTCTATGATTATCTTGTAGTGTGTATCCATATTTAGAACCGAACCTCCACTTATTTATCTGATAAGCTTTACATCAGCGGGCGAACATGTCAATGGGAAATCATTGGATTCTATTTTCATGACGCTTCCGATCCGCCGGCACACATCGATCCGGTTGAATTAATACTACCCGCCAGACGCACCCCCGTCAAGCGTAAACCGCTCCTTTAAAAAATCCCTTGACACAAATGAGCCTTTGTCGTATTATCGCCGTCAGTTGTATCCGACGACGCGAAAATCTTTTCGCGGTGCCGGTACAAAAAGGATTGACAGGCGCAAATTCACCGTTACAGTGGGTACATGGAGACACTCCGTTCGAACGCAGTTCGCCGCGGCTTCATGCTTCAACCATGTATATTATCCGTTCCGGGGGGCGGGAAAACCGTCCGGAGGGAATAATATAAGTTTTTTGGAAGGCGGCGCTTCGATACATTCCTCGCGATCCGCCTCCTTCCAGATACATACGAAACGACCGCCTCCGGGTGGTTACAACAAAAGAGGTTTTAAATTTTATTAGGAGGATTTACGCATGAAGAAATTGTATGTAGTTCTTCTGGCCCTTGCCCTTGCCGTCAGCTTCGGCACGGCCGCGATGGCGAAAGACGGCCTCAGCGCCGGTATCGGTTTCGGCGCGAAATTCGACCCGAATGGTCTTGGTGGAACTGTCCTTAAAGATGGTCTTGAGCGCCAGGGATCGACATTTGATGTTATTTTGGCCGAAAATGCTCTCACGGTTATGGATAACAAGGGAATGATTAAAGATCTCGAAGCTAACGGAGCAATGACGGCAATGGACATTGCTCTTAATGCCCGCTATGACTTCCTCGGCAAGCTCTTCGCCCGCGTTGGATTCAATTATAATTTTAAAGTCATGGGTGGTGATACATCGTGGAAGTACAGCAACACGTCTGGTATTGTTGCTTGGGACAATGGAGTAACAGCAGTTGGAGCTGCAAACGCTAAGGCTTCCCAGGTGTGGGATTATGCCGCATGGGCAATCCCTGTAACAATTGGCCTGAATCTCCCGATAGCCGATGGCAAGTTCAATGCCTATGCCGGTGTTGGCTTTACCTACGCATCAGCTACATGGAGCGTTGAAGTTAAGCAACCCGCTGGCATCCTTGGTGTGATGGGTGCAGCCAATGCAACACTTACTGCTGGCCAGATAGGTGCCTTACAGCTCAATCCCGCTGTTAAAGAGAAGGTCGAATTTGATTATTCAGGCCTTGGATTCAACTTCCTCATTGGCTTCGATGCCGAGGTCGCGGAGAATATTTCCGTATTCATCGAACTCGAAAACCAGTATGTTGCCGGAATGTCTGATGCCCAGAAGATCAAATCCGCGAGCGCCATAACTGCCCTTGGAACCGACCAGATCGCATACCCGGTCGTTCCCGGTGGCCAGATCGTTCGTTTTGGCGCGAAGTATTTTATCGGAACGCCTTGGATGTAATTTATATTGCATAGTTTAAAAAAAGCGGGGAGCGATCCCCGCTTTTTTTATTTCATAATATTTATGGATGGATTCCCCCGAAGGCGCGCAAACGTTTGCGCGCCTTCGGGGGAATCCATAAAACGATTGCAAAAACGGCCACCGCATTGTATGCGGTATATTTCGATCACCGGTCGCGCGATTTCAGCACTCCGAGGCTGTTCCATGAAAAATACCGCTCGTAATGTTTTCACCATCGCGCTCATCATACTCGCGACGGCCACGTCACCCCTGTTCGCCGAATCTGTCTTCCTTAAAGACGGCTCGATTGTCGAGGGTACTGTCACTACCGAGACATCGGAATCACTGACCATCACCACGCCGAACAAGTTGAAAACCGAAATACCCCGGACCGAAATACTTCGGGTACTGACCGACAATGACTATAAAAAACCATCCACCATCCGCAAAAAGGACGGGACCGAAATAACAGCACACGTGGTTGAAGAGCGGACGGATGCTTTTATCGTCAGGATGACGCTCTCGTCACCGAACGAAATAGCAATATCAAAACAGGACATTCATGAATTCGTCGGGAAACAGCCGACAGTGACGATTAAAACCAGCGGCCCGCGCGTCTACACCCCAAAAGAGGCGGCACAGACATCCATAATCCCCATCCGAAGCGGCAGTCTTCTTGTGAAGAAGGATTATTTGGGAATAACGCTGGTATTCGCGAAAACGGGGGCGCTGGTGTTTCCGCTTGCGCTGATCGGCGGCGGGGCCATGGGCTCTATGGGCAGCGATGGATCAACAGGCAGTTCATCAAGCAGCTCCAATTCGCTGGAGGATGAAACCACTAAAAAGATCGTCTTTATATCATTCGGCGCCTGGGTACTCCTCACCGCCACCGATATGATCTACTCGTACTACCGGGTAAAAAGCTTCAACGAGCGGGCGGCCTCGGAAACGAAAGCCGGGGCCTCGTTCGGCTTTTCGGTCATGCCGCTCGTTTGCTCCGGCACTCCGGAGCCCGGCGAACGGCGCGCGTGTGGCCGCGTCGAGGGCGTGGCCGCCATGGCGGTGATGCGGTTTTGACGATTTCCCCCCCGAAGGCGCGGATTCGAATCCGCGCCTTCGGGGGGCACGCGCCTTCACGGAAAATCCACCCACACGCTCCCGTCGCACCCATGACGTTCGCGTTGCCGCGCGATATACGCGAGGTGGTTCCGCAGATCGTCCATGTCGCGGATTATGTGATCGTGGAATGATTTTTGCCATCGAAACGGCGGATGGGGTATATTTTTTTCTTGATTCTATATAAATCATCGTTACCTTTGAAACAGGAGAACCCAGCATGAACAGCGTCAGAAAAATATACAAAGAAATATCGCAACTCCCCGGCGCGGACAAAAAAGCCCTGCTTATGCGTCTTGTAAACGATTTGCGCTCAGATGAAACTGAAAGGGCCCATTCAATTTTTGAAATCAAGGGTGTTGGAATCGACATCTGGAAAGGCATGGATGCCCAGGAATACGTCTCGAGCGAACGAGATTCATGGACCTGAATACCATCATTCATAACCACCGGAGAATAATGATCGACACCGCGCCGATCATTTATTTTATCGAGGAAAACCCCGCATACGGTCCGTTCATGGAAAGCATGATAGTGGCCGCGACCGATAAAGAGTGCGTTCTCATGACGTCGGTTATAACCCTTGTGGAAGTACTCACGCACCCTCTGCGCATGAACAAGCTCGATATCGCGGAGAAGTATCGCACCGTCCTTGTGGATTCTAAGAATATTATTATGTATCCCATCGATACGCTCGTTGCCGAACGCGCGGCCGAATTACGGGCACGGCATCAACTTAAAACACCCGATGCCCTCCAAATCGCGGTTTCGCTTGAAAACAACGCTACGTTGTTTATCACCAATGACAACCATATAAAAAAGGTGGAAGATATCGAGGTAATCGTGTTAAGCGAGTTTTTGTGAATCGGCACCGGTGAATCCGCGCCTTTCGGGATTAAAGAACACGGAGGAGTAACTCATGCGGAGGATTCTCATCGTTATCGAAAAAGCCGGCGACAACTACTCGGCCTTCGCTCCCGACCTCCCTGGCTGCGTTGCTACCGGAGACACCGTCGAAGAAGCCGAAATAAACATGCACCAGGCCGTTGAAATGCACATAGAGGGACTGAAACAAGACCGTCTTCCCATCCCGCCCGCCTCGGCCATTGGGGAATATATCGTCGTGCCGGTATGATGGCGCCTTCGGGGGGCACACACGAATTCACCGCAACACCACCCCCAGCGCCTCCTCCATCGCCATGGCCGTGCGCGCAAGGTCCTCGTCGGAATGCGCCGTGGAGAGAAAACCCACCTCGTAGCCCGACGGCGAAAGGTACACGCCGCGGGCGAGCATCTCGCCGTGGAAGCGGCCGAAGGCCTTCATGTCGCAGGCGCGCACCTGGTCGACCGTGGTGATGGAGCGCCGGTCGGTGAAGTAGAGCGCGAAGATCGAGCCCATCTGGAGCGCGAGGAGTTTCCCCGCGTATTTTTCGGCAAGCGGCGAGAGGAGCGCACGGAAGGTTTCGGCCTTTTTGTCGAGCAGCCTGTAGGCGTCGATTTTTTCGAGCCTGGCGAGCGTGGCGATGCCGGCGCGCATGGCGAGCGGATTGCCCGAGAGCGTGCCCGCCTGGTACACGGGCCCGTCGGGGGCGACCTTCGCCATAATCTCCTTCGACGCGCCGTAAGCACCCACCGGAAGCCCGCCGCCGATTATCTTGCCGAGCGTGGTGATGTCGGCGCGCACGTCGAAGTATTCCTGCGCGCCGCCGCGCGCCAGGCGGAAGCCCGTTATGACCTCGTCGAAGATGAGGAGCGCGCTGTACGTATCGCAGAGCGCGCGCACCGCGTGCAGGTAATTTTTACGCTTACGGTCCACGCGCCCGATCGCACCGGCGGCCCTGTCGTCCCTAACGGCGTACTCATGGCTTTCATACGGCGGGATGAGCCCGTAATTGCAGGGGACCGGCTCCATGATCACCGCGGCGACCGAGCCCGCGTGTTTTTTAAGCGCGTCCTCCAGGCGGTCGAGGTCGTTGTACGGCACCACGACCGTGTCGCGCGCGTTGTCGGCCGTCACGCCGGCCGAGTCGGGCGTGCCGAAGGTCGCCAGGCCCGAGCCCCCGGCAACCAGCAGGTGGTCGGCGTGACCGTGGTAACAGCCGTCGCACTTGATTATCTTGTCGCGTCCCGTGTATCCGCGCGCCAGCCGCACCGCGCTCATCACCGCCTCGGTGCCCGAGCTCACGAAACGGACTTTCTCTATCGAGGAAAAACGCGCCACGACCATCTCCGCGAGCTCGACTTCGTGGCGGTTGGGCGTGCCGAAGCTGGTGCCGCTGTGCGCCGCGTCCACTACGGCGGCGACGACATCCCCGTCGGCATGGCCCAGAATGAGCGGCCCCCACGACATGCAGTAATCGATATAGTCGTTGCCGTCCTCGTCGAAAACGTGCGCGCCCGCGCCTTTTTTCATAAACAGCGGATTTCCGCCGACGGATTTGAACGCGCGCACCGGCGAGCTCACGCCCCCGGGCATCAGTTCGCACGCGCGTTTGTACAGGGAAACGGATTTTTCGATTTTCATGGTTACCGATTGTCGATTCAAGATTTAAGATTTAAAGATTAAAAGACGTATTGCGTAACTGACATCAATGCCATCGCGAGGTGGCCGCCGGCCGACGTGGCGATCTCGAAAGACAACAGGTTTTATTAAAAAAACCAAAAGCTTTACGAGATTGCCACTCCCCGATACGGCCGGGGCTCGCAATGTACTTGGCAAAGCAACAACTCTAAAGATTTCCCGCATGGCGCATTCCTGGCGAACCGGGGCTCGGAATGAATGATGAACTTGCCCGTTCAACTTTACAGCGCCACTCGTGAATCACCGTACCGGTACCGCGCCGGCAGTTCAAGCAATAAATGTGGTCGCGGCACTGGGCACACCGCGCCATCAGGGACCGCGGCCGCAAAGCGAACAGAACGAGATTGAGCTGGGCGTTGATTTTGCACTTGCATCTGGGGCAGTTATAGGGTTAAATCCGCATGATGGCAATAGCAGGTACAATCTTGAATTTTTAACCCCGGAGATATCGCCCGATGAAGAGATACCCGCTCCTTCTGACAGCAGCGCTCATCATTACCGGAGCCGGCGGTCCGGTATTATCGTCCGATAAAATCACCGTAGCGATCGTCAGCGCGCAATCGAAGGCCGTCGAGACCGGCACAATGGAGAGCGCGGAGAAGGCCTTCCGCACCGTTTTCGCCGCGGATGAAGGAATAAGGCTCGTCGATACCGCGGCGCTCGAAAACGCCGCGGGGCGGCTTGTCCGCGAGGAACGCGATCCGTCTTCGAAGCTTGCGGGGCTGCTGCGCGGTACGGGCGCGGAGAAGGTCGTGCTCTTTACACTGGAAGCCCATGACGGGCGGCATACGGCCTCCGCGCGCGTACTTGACATGGCGTCTTCCTCGATCGAGTACCACAGCGGGGAGACGGCCGGCTCATTTACCGGGGCCGCCGACGCCGCGGCGATACTGGCCGGGCGCGTCGCGCTGCACCTCGCCGGGCGGCTGGACTGGATCGCGGCCCTTACGGCCGGCGACGGCGAACAGGCCGAAGGTGTGCGCCTCTCGTGGGCCTCGGCGAAACCGGCCGAAGGCGAGCGGTATGTCGTATACCGGTCGCCGCGCCGGGACGGCGATTTCACCCGTATTGCCGAGGTCGCGGTCACGGAGTTTCTGGATGCGGGCGCGCTTCCCGGCATGCGGTACTGGTATCGGGTGCGGGGCTCGTACGCGCAAACGCTTACCGATCATAGCGAGGCACAGGCCGGCCACCGGAAGGCCGCGCTGCCCGCGGGCCTGGATATCGACCGGGTGCTGAAGCAGAAAACGGCCGCGCCGCCGCGTTATGCAAGCGACGCCGAGCGCGAAAAGGCCGCTCGCGACGAGGAGATGCTGAAACCGCTGTACCGCCACCCGGTGAAACTCAACCTCATCCTGTTAGTCGCCAGAAACTATATCAAGCGGGGCGACGTGATGGTGCTGCGCGGATTCGACGGCTATACGGCAGACGCCGCCAGCGCCGCGATCGAGTTCACCGGGCCGGGCGAGGCATACAGCGTCGAATTCCGCTCGAAGCGGCTTTTCCGCTTCCGGGAGAAGGCCGGCGACGAGCTCTTCGAGCGCCTGCTCGGCAACTCGCTCTTCTACTGCGTTCCCGCCGGAGAACGCGAGAGGGAGCTGCCGGACGGCACGGTCGTGTTCGTGCCGCGCCTGGAGGCGATCGCCGTCTCGATGCAATACCACAAAAACGACCGCAACTGGCGCGAAAGGACCATCATGTTCGACACGGACGTAAAGGAATTACGGGAAAAAATGGAGAAGGCCGGACAGGGCGGCACGTGGTAAAATTGTTGAACCATTTCGGAGTTCACGATAAACTGCGGATCAGGCGGATGAAAAGATACACCCGGAAGGAGACTGGATGGCGGGCAAAAACATACCGATAGAATCGACGCAAAAAATCCGCGGCGTCTACGTGGCGCGCCAGCCGATCTTCGACAGAAGCCTGAAGCTTTACGCCTACGAACTGCTTTTCCGCTCGGGCTTCAGCGAATTCTACGACCAGTCCGACGGCGACCTCGCCTCGTCGAAAACCATCATGAACAGCTTCCTCCTGCTGGGACTCGACTCCCTCACCGGCGGCAGGATGGCCTTC
The nucleotide sequence above comes from Spirochaetota bacterium. Encoded proteins:
- a CDS encoding type II toxin-antitoxin system HicA family toxin, translating into MPKFPVDASKTRVVKALRHLGFEMVREREHISMCRNNPDGSKTPLTMPNHSTIKGSTLRMICTQAGISREEFIKAFDEA
- a CDS encoding type II toxin-antitoxin system HicB family antitoxin, whose translation is MDTHYKIIIEKHPDGFIAYPIGLKGIIVGEGDSYEDALADVKSAIRFHIESFGAQAFDADFPVLEAFVAEISING
- a CDS encoding porin OmpL1 encodes the protein MKKLYVVLLALALAVSFGTAAMAKDGLSAGIGFGAKFDPNGLGGTVLKDGLERQGSTFDVILAENALTVMDNKGMIKDLEANGAMTAMDIALNARYDFLGKLFARVGFNYNFKVMGGDTSWKYSNTSGIVAWDNGVTAVGAANAKASQVWDYAAWAIPVTIGLNLPIADGKFNAYAGVGFTYASATWSVEVKQPAGILGVMGAANATLTAGQIGALQLNPAVKEKVEFDYSGLGFNFLIGFDAEVAENISVFIELENQYVAGMSDAQKIKSASAITALGTDQIAYPVVPGGQIVRFGAKYFIGTPWM
- a CDS encoding PIN domain-containing protein gives rise to the protein MDLNTIIHNHRRIMIDTAPIIYFIEENPAYGPFMESMIVAATDKECVLMTSVITLVEVLTHPLRMNKLDIAEKYRTVLVDSKNIIMYPIDTLVAERAAELRARHQLKTPDALQIAVSLENNATLFITNDNHIKKVEDIEVIVLSEFL
- a CDS encoding type II toxin-antitoxin system HicB family antitoxin, producing MRRILIVIEKAGDNYSAFAPDLPGCVATGDTVEEAEINMHQAVEMHIEGLKQDRLPIPPASAIGEYIVVPV
- a CDS encoding glutamate-1-semialdehyde 2,1-aminomutase produces the protein MEKSVSLYKRACELMPGGVSSPVRAFKSVGGNPLFMKKGAGAHVFDEDGNDYIDYCMSWGPLILGHADGDVVAAVVDAAHSGTSFGTPNRHEVELAEMVVARFSSIEKVRFVSSGTEAVMSAVRLARGYTGRDKIIKCDGCYHGHADHLLVAGGSGLATFGTPDSAGVTADNARDTVVVPYNDLDRLEDALKKHAGSVAAVIMEPVPCNYGLIPPYESHEYAVRDDRAAGAIGRVDRKRKNYLHAVRALCDTYSALLIFDEVITGFRLARGGAQEYFDVRADITTLGKIIGGGLPVGAYGASKEIMAKVAPDGPVYQAGTLSGNPLAMRAGIATLARLEKIDAYRLLDKKAETFRALLSPLAEKYAGKLLALQMGSIFALYFTDRRSITTVDQVRACDMKAFGRFHGEMLARGVYLSPSGYEVGFLSTAHSDEDLARTAMAMEEALGVVLR
- a CDS encoding fibronectin type III domain-containing protein; its protein translation is MKRYPLLLTAALIITGAGGPVLSSDKITVAIVSAQSKAVETGTMESAEKAFRTVFAADEGIRLVDTAALENAAGRLVREERDPSSKLAGLLRGTGAEKVVLFTLEAHDGRHTASARVLDMASSSIEYHSGETAGSFTGAADAAAILAGRVALHLAGRLDWIAALTAGDGEQAEGVRLSWASAKPAEGERYVVYRSPRRDGDFTRIAEVAVTEFLDAGALPGMRYWYRVRGSYAQTLTDHSEAQAGHRKAALPAGLDIDRVLKQKTAAPPRYASDAEREKAARDEEMLKPLYRHPVKLNLILLVARNYIKRGDVMVLRGFDGYTADAASAAIEFTGPGEAYSVEFRSKRLFRFREKAGDELFERLLGNSLFYCVPAGERERELPDGTVVFVPRLEAIAVSMQYHKNDRNWRERTIMFDTDVKELREKMEKAGQGGTW